From Tiliqua scincoides isolate rTilSci1 chromosome 2, rTilSci1.hap2, whole genome shotgun sequence, the proteins below share one genomic window:
- the LOC136640413 gene encoding LOW QUALITY PROTEIN: zinc finger protein 420-like (The sequence of the model RefSeq protein was modified relative to this genomic sequence to represent the inferred CDS: inserted 6 bases in 3 codons), with amino-acid sequence MEISLSSQLNHKMELERGRRSVPNVHRSQKQKSQLRRHQRTTREKPYECLECGKSFSSSSQLTLHQRTHTGEKPYQCLECGKSFIQNSKLTXHQTKHTGEKPYQCLESGKSFSTSSHLTLHQRTHTGEKPYQCLECGKSFSQRSELTVHQRTHTGEKPYQCLECGKSFSQRSELTVHQRTHTGEKPYQCLECGKSFSQRSELTVHQRTHTGEKPYQCLECAKSFSTSSHLTLHQRIHRGEKPYQCLECAKSFSVNSSLAQHQITHTGEKPYQCLECAKSFSRSSNLTLHQRTHTGEKPYQCLECAKSFSRSSSLTLHQGSHTGEKPYQCLECGKNFSLSSQLTVHQRTHTXEKPYQCLECGKRFSQSSQLTKHQRTHTGEKPYQCLECGKSFSSSANLTLHQRTHTGEKPYQCLECGKSFIQNSKLTVHQTKHTGEKPYQCLECGKSFSTSSHLTLHQRTHTXEKPYQCLECGKSFSTSSHLTLHQRTHTGEKPYQCFECGKSFSTSSHLTLHQRTHTGEKPYQCLECGKSFSTSSYLTVHQRTHTGEKPYQCFQCGKSFSTSSYLTLHQRTHTREKS; translated from the exons ATGGAGATCTCGTTGTCATCCCAGTTAAACCACAAAATGGAAttggaaagaggaaggagaagtgTCCCCAATGTGCACAGATCCCAAAAGCAGAAATCACAACTAAGAAGACATCAAAGAACCACACGGGAGAAACcttatgaatgcttggagtgtggaaagagcttcagtagcagctcacagctgactttgcatcaaaggacccacacaggggagaaaccatatcaatgcttggagtgtggaaagagcttcattcagaacTCAAAGCTGAC GCATCAAACaaagcacacaggggagaaaccatatcaatgcttggagtctggaaagagcttcagtacgagctcacacctgactttgcatcaaaggacccacacaggggagaaaccatatcaatgcttggagtgtggaaagagcttcagtcagcgCTCAGAattgactgtgcatcaaagaacccacacaggggagaaaccatatcaatgcttggagtgtggaaagagcttcagtcagcgCTCAGAattgactgtgcatcaaagaacccacacaggggagaaaccatatcagtgcttggagtgtggaaagagcttcagtcagcgCTCAGAattgactgtgcatcaaagaacccacacaggggagaaaccatatcaatgcttggagtgtgcaaagagcttcagtacgagcTCACACctcactttgcatcaaaggatccacagaggggagaaaccatatcaatgcttggagtgtgcaaagagcttcagtgtcaacTCATCCCTGGCTCAACATCAaataacccacacaggggagaaaccatatcaatgcttggagtgtgcaaagagcttcagtaggagctcaaacctgactttgcatcaaaggacccacacaggggagaaaccatatcagtgcttggagtgtgcaaagagcttcagtaggagctcatccctgactttgcatcaagggagccacacaggggagaaaccatatcaatgcttggagtgtggaaagaacttcagtctgagctcacagctgactgtgcatcaaaggacccacac ggagaaaccatatcaatgtttggagtgtggaaagagatttagtcagagctcacagctgactaagcatcaaaggacccacacaggggagaaaccatatcagtgcttggagtgtggaaagagcttcagtagcagcgcaaacctgactttgcatcaaaggacccacacaggggagaaaccatatcaatgcttggagtgtggaaagagcttcattcagaactcaaagctgactgtgcatcaaacaaagcacacaggggagaaaccatatcaatgcttggagtgtggaaagagcttcagtacgagctcacacctgactttgcatcaaaggacccacac ggagaaaccatatcaatgcttggagtgtggaaagagcttcagtacgagctcacacctgactttgcatcaaaggacccacacaggggagaaaccgtatcaatgttttgaatgtggaaagagcttcagtacgagctcacacctgactttgcatcaaagaacgcatacaggggagaaaccgtatcaatgcttggagtgtggaaagagcttcagtacgagctcctacttgactgtgcatcaaaggacccacacaggggagaaaccgtatcaatgctttcagtgtggaaagagcttcagtacgagcTCCTACCTGactctgcatcaaagaacccacacaagggagaaatcttag
- the LOC136640505 gene encoding zinc finger protein 664-like, protein MQKELQSELTLRCASKNSQRGKNLQMLQSEHKPDCASNNPHREKPYQCFECGKSFSVNSSLTLHQKAHIGEKSYKCLECGKSFCNRGTLTIHQRCHKGEKPYGCLECGKSFS, encoded by the coding sequence atgcagaaagagcttcagtcggagctcaCACTTAGATGTGCATCTAAAAattcacagaggggaaaaaacctgcaAATGCTTCAATCAGAGcacaaacctgactgtgcatcaaataACCCACAcagggagaaaccatatcaatgctttgagtgtggaaagagcttcagtgtgaactcaagtctgactttgcatcaaaaagCCCACATAGGAGAAAagtcatataaatgcttggagtgtggaaagagcttttgtAACAGAGGAACTCTTACCATCCATCAAAGATGCcacaaaggggagaaaccatatggatgcttggagtgtggaaagagcttcagttag